From the genome of Nakamurella flavida, one region includes:
- the tyrS gene encoding tyrosine--tRNA ligase, protein MPSESPPRSATPAASEHGGLLGDLERRGLVAQTTGAAALAAAFEAGPVTYYCGFDPTAPSLHIGNLVQLLTMRRIQEAGHRPLGLVGGATGMIGDPRMSGERVLNSPEVVAQWSAGIRAQVERFLDFEGEFAARVVNNLDWTGPMSAIEFLRDVGKHFRMGRMLGKETVSARLNSDEGLSFTEFSYQILQGMDYLELHRRYGVTLQTGGNDQWGNLTSGTELIRKVVPGADVHALTTPLMTKSDGTKFGKTEGGAMWLDPALTSPYAFYQFWFNTDDRDVAGYLRMLSGRPLDELESLIQESAARPQARGAQRELAGELTALVHGESARDAVVRASAALFGRGDLAEVDESTLGAALTEAGMTRVGGSTPTVIGLLRETGLAGSLSEARRTVAEGGASVNNIRVTDGDAEIDRSGLLHGRYLVLRRGKRAVAGVELARE, encoded by the coding sequence ATCCCGAGTGAATCCCCGCCCCGGTCCGCAACGCCCGCCGCATCCGAGCACGGTGGACTGCTCGGGGATCTGGAGCGCCGGGGACTCGTGGCCCAGACGACGGGAGCCGCGGCGTTGGCCGCCGCGTTCGAGGCCGGCCCGGTCACCTACTACTGCGGATTCGACCCGACCGCACCGAGCCTGCACATCGGCAACCTGGTCCAACTCCTGACGATGCGACGCATCCAGGAAGCGGGACATCGACCGTTGGGCCTGGTGGGCGGGGCGACGGGGATGATCGGCGACCCGCGGATGTCCGGCGAGCGGGTGCTGAACTCGCCCGAGGTGGTCGCGCAGTGGTCCGCCGGCATCCGCGCCCAGGTCGAGCGCTTCCTCGACTTCGAGGGTGAGTTCGCGGCGCGGGTGGTGAACAACCTGGACTGGACGGGTCCGATGAGCGCGATCGAGTTCCTCCGGGACGTGGGCAAGCACTTCCGGATGGGTCGGATGCTGGGCAAGGAGACCGTGTCGGCCCGGCTGAACAGCGACGAGGGTCTGTCGTTCACCGAGTTCAGCTACCAGATCCTGCAGGGCATGGACTACCTGGAGCTGCACCGCCGGTACGGGGTGACCCTGCAGACCGGGGGCAACGACCAGTGGGGCAACCTCACCAGCGGCACCGAGCTCATCCGCAAGGTCGTTCCCGGAGCGGACGTCCATGCCTTGACGACGCCGTTGATGACCAAGTCCGACGGGACCAAGTTCGGGAAGACCGAGGGCGGGGCCATGTGGCTCGATCCGGCCCTGACCAGCCCTTATGCCTTCTACCAGTTCTGGTTCAACACTGACGACCGGGACGTGGCGGGATACCTGCGGATGCTGTCCGGCCGTCCGCTGGACGAGTTGGAGTCGCTGATCCAGGAGTCGGCCGCCCGTCCGCAGGCCCGCGGCGCTCAGCGGGAGCTCGCCGGCGAGCTCACCGCCCTGGTGCACGGGGAGTCCGCGCGGGACGCGGTGGTGCGCGCGAGCGCGGCACTCTTCGGGCGGGGGGACCTGGCCGAGGTGGACGAGTCCACGCTGGGTGCGGCCCTCACCGAGGCGGGGATGACCCGGGTGGGCGGATCCACGCCGACGGTAATCGGGCTGCTGCGCGAGACCGGTCTTGCCGGGTCGCTGTCCGAGGCTCGGCGGACCGTGGCCGAGGGCGGCGCATCGGTGAACAACATCCGGGTGACCGACGGGGATGCCGAGATCGACCGATCGGGTCTGCTGCACGGGCGGTACCTGGTGCTGCGACGGGGCAAGCGGGCCGTCGCCGGGGTCGAGCTCGCGCGCGAATAG